One Brassica napus cultivar Da-Ae chromosome C4, Da-Ae, whole genome shotgun sequence genomic region harbors:
- the LOC106391486 gene encoding uncharacterized protein LOC106391486 → MKEEFAPGGGGEISSVKRMALDGGERSGISCKRIKTTLVNGFIVYTRTRRTKLNKVNEEDESKPTDEVAINDPIAERSCVKNTVVERSVERTAEEERLVTGSLAETNISESSCVNNTVVERSVERIAVEERLVTARLADTSIAESSCVNNTVVESSVERTAVEERVVTGSLAEIMADDKFREVDTESGSSCSLVDVVIDDIQFEELLHEAIPVEILPEGSLDFEVAKDRAIGKRYLASKANRHGSLKRTKKTYKSLLRLKKVNKVVSKDAEVLADSELDSEGLDEQNLSMSLAGISNVVVRKRPDTVRELFETGILDGVSVVYTGTAQSQGFGLRGIITDGGILCSCSSCDWANVVTTSQFEIHANKQYKRASQYICFENGKSLLDVLKICRNAPLHSLRAKVLDAVDSASKEKCFTCKRCKGVCPLSSLGHRGLLCLSCSEIENSQSSPIATWTPTSAPACITSLAKSRWKITRKRSESTLKSPLSISPLGNSTQEITRKALRQALVGKALSASTNISSHNKCRSEFNMLAQHSVTPKALKSVPLSVSSKKRSCRTTRRDQGLHKLVFEREGLPDGTELGYYARGQKLLGGHKMGAGIYCYCCKCEVSPSVFEAHAGWTSRRKPYFYIYTSNGVSLHEWAMTFSQGRKYSANENDDLCVICADGGNLLRCDSCPRAFHIECVSLPSIPRGNWHCKYCEKNSKTETIGEYNVNSSAPSQLEGVDHADQLAGRCIRVVKNMEAETNGCVLCSGSDFCRSGFGPRTIIICDQCEKEYHIGCLSSHNIVDLKELPKGNWFCSMDCTRINSTLQKLLLGGAETLSDSSLEIIRMKQGLTDVDSVSHLGIRWRLISGKVTSPESRMLLSQALAIFHDCFDPIVDPVSGRNLIPRMVYGKSMQGQDYGGICCAVLTVNATVVSAGLLRVFGREVAELPLVATRMCSREKGYFQLLFSCVEKLLSFLNVESIMVPAAEEAEPLWMNKFGFRKLAPEQLSKYVKVSYQMVRFKGASMLQKPVRSHLITDKKTEAEHNFDLKQPKESLKMDERVDE, encoded by the exons ATGAAGGAAGAGTTTGCCCCCGGCGGTGGCGGCGAGATCAGTTCGGTTAAGCGGATGGCCTTAGACGGCGGCGAGAGGAGTGGGATTAGCTGTAAGCGAATCAAAACGACTTTAGTTAATGGTTTTATCGTTTACACTAGAACGAGGAGGACTAAACTCAATAAGGTTAACGAAGAAGACGAGTCGAAGCCAACGGATGAAGTTGCAATCAATGATCCAATAGCTGAGAGATCTTGCGTTAAGAATACAGTTGTTGAGAGATCTGTGGAGAGAACTGCTGAGGAAGAGCGCTTAGTTACTGGCAGCTTAGCTGAAACTAACATCTCTGAGAGTTCTTGCGTTAACAATACTGTTGTTGAGAGATCTGTGGAGAGAATTGCTGTGGAAGAGCGCTTAGTTACTGCTAGATTGGCTGACACTAGCATCGCGGAGAGTTCTTGCGTTAACAATACTGTTGTTGAGAGCTCTGTGGAGAGAACTGCTGTGGAAGAGCGCGTAGTTACTGGCAGCTTAGCTGAGATTATGGCGGATGATAAGTTCAGAGAAGTGGATACTGAGAGTGGCAGTAGTTGCTCGTTAGTTGATGTTGTGATTGATGATATACAGTTTGAAGAATTGTTACATGAAGCGATTCCTGTGGAGATTCTTCCGGAAGGGAGCTTGGATTTTGAGGTAGCTAAAGACAGAGCCATTGGAAAACGCTATTTGGCGTCAAAGGCGAATAGGCATGGATCTTTAAAGCGTACGAAGAAGACGTATAAATCGCTTTTGAGACTGAAGAAGGTAAACAAAGTAGTCTCTAAGGATGCAGAGGTTCTGGCAGATTCAGAATTGGATAGTGAGGGGTTGGATGAACAGAATCTTTCTATGAGTCTGGCTGGCATTTCCAATGTAGTAGTCCGCAAAAGGCCAGATACAGTGAGGGAACTTTTTGAGACTGGTATACTTGATGGTGTGTCGGTGGTCTACACGGGTACTGCTCAG tCTCAAGGCTTTGGTCTCCGTGGCATCATTACGGATGGTGGAATTTTGTGTTCGTGTTCCTCCTGTGATTGGGCTAAT GTCGTTACAACTTCCCAATTTGAGATTCATGCTAATAAGCAATACAAACGAGCATcacaatatatttgttttgagaATGGTAAGAGCCTACTAGATGTTCTGAAGATTTGTAGGAACGCTCCTCTACATTCTCTTCGAGCAAAAGTTCTTGATGCTGTTGATAGTGCGTCTAAAGAAAAATGCTTCACCTGTAAAAGATGCAAAG GCGTGTGCCCTTTATCCTCTCTTGGCCATAGAGGGTTACTGTGTTTGTCATGCTCAGAGATAGAAAATTCTCAGAGCAGCCCTATTGCGACATGGACCCCAACTAGTGCTCCTGCGTGCATAACATCTCTGGCTAAGAGCAGATGGAAGATAACAAGAAA GCGATCAGAATCCACATTAAAGTCGCCTCTATCTATATCACCACTGGGAAATAGCACTCAGGAGATCACAAGAAA GGCATTACGTCAAGCTTTGGTTGGGAAGGCTCTCAGTGCTTCTACAAATATATCTTCACATAATAAGTGCAGATCTGAGTTTAATAT GTTAGCCCAACATTCTGTGACCCCCAAGGCTTTAAAAAGCGTGCCCCTTTCTGTTTCTTCAAAAAAGAGGAGTTGTAGAACAACGAGAAG GGATCAGGGATTGCATAAATTAGTGTTTGAGAGAGAGGGATTACCAGATGGAACTGAACTAGGATACTACGCCCGCGGACAG AAATTGCTCGGAGGCCACAAAATGGGTGCCGGAATTTACTGTTACTGCTGCAAGTGTGAG GTGAGCCCATCCGTGTTCGAAGCTCATGCAGGCTGGACATCTCGCAGAAAACC ttatttttacatatatacatCTAATGGTGTGTCTCTTCACGAATGGGCAATGACTTTCTCACAAGGCCGGAAATATTCTGCTAATGAAAATGACGACTTGTGTGTCATTTGTGCCGATGGTGGAAATCTTCTGCGCTGCGATAGCTGCCCAAGAGCCTTCCACATAG AATGTGTTTCCCTTCCAAGTATTCCTCGTGGTAACTGGCATTGCAAATACTGCGAGAAAAATTCCAAGACCGAGACTATTGGAGAGTACAATGTTAATTCTTCTGCACCTAGTCAACTAGAAGGAGTTGATCATGCTGATCAGTTAGCTGGACGATGCATTCGAGTTGTCAAGAACATGGAAGCTGAAACAAATGGGTGTGTACTATGCAG TGGTTCTGATTTTTGCAGATCCGGATTCGGGCCACGAACGATCATAATATGTGATCAG TGTGAAAAGGAGTACCACATTGGATGTCTGAGTAGTCATAACATTGTGGATTTAAAG GAATTACCTAAAGGAAATTGGTTTTGCTCTATGGACTGTACGAGGATCAACTCCACTTTGCAGAAGTTACTGCTTGGTGGGGCGGAGACGCTTTCAGATTCTTCTTTGGAAATAATACGCATGAAGCAAGGATTAACTGATGTTGATTCCGTCAGTCATCTAGGCATCAGATGGAGACTGATCAGCGGCAAAGTTACTTCTCCTGAAAGCCGGATGTTGCTGTCTCAGGCGTTGGCTATTTTTCAT GATTGCTTTGATCCTATAGTTGATCCAGTTTCAGGGCGCAATCTTATTCCAAGAATGGTTTACGG GAAGAGTATGCAAGGACAAGACTACGGAGGAATCTGCTGTGCTGTTTTGACTGTGAA TGCAACTGTTGTTTCTGCTGGACTACTACGAGTATTTGGCCGAGAGGTTGCAGAACTTCCATTAGTTGCAACACGCATGTGCAGCCGAGAGAAG gGCTACTTTCAATTGCTATTTTCCTGCGTTGAGAAGCTACTCTCATTCCTGAATGTTGAAAGCATCATGGTTCCAGCAGCTGAAGAGGCAGAGCCCTTGTGGATGAACAAATTTGGCTTCAGAAAACTCGCACCTGAACAG CTCAGCAAGTATGTAAAGGTGAGCTACCAAATGGTGAGGTTCAAAGGAGCGTCCATGCTGCAGAAACCGGTTCGTTCGCACCTGATCACTGACAAGAAAACCGAGGCGGAACacaattttgatttgaaacaacCTAAGGAGTCGTTAAAGATGGATGAAAGAGTGGATGAGTGA
- the LOC106392130 gene encoding probable 2-oxoglutarate-dependent dioxygenase SLC1 isoform X1 gives MAMSHLQCIRRRMSPTMIAPVVVEENNRYQKGVKHLCDNGLTKVPTKYIWPEPDRPIFTKSDKLTKPKQNLKLPIIDFAELLGPNRSHVLRTIAEACETYGFFQVVNHGMGGDVSRNMIEVCKKFFELPYEERSKYMTSDMSAPVRYGTSFNQNKDNVFCWRDFLKLYAHPLPDYLPYWPSSPSDFRSLAATYATETREMFEMMVKAIMESLEIDGDDNEAAKELKEGSQMVVVNCYPPCPEPELTLGMPPHSDYGFLTLLLQDDVEGLQILYRDEWVTIDPIPGSFVINVGDHLEIFSNGRYKSVLHRVLVNSTKPRISVASLHSFPLTSVVKPSPKLIDEHNQPQYMDTDFATFLQYISTREPKWKNFLESRKIHI, from the exons ATGGCAATGTCTCATTTGCAGTGCATACGGAGAAGAATGTCGCCGACGATGATAGCTCCGGTGGTAGTGGAAGAGAACAATAGATACCAGAAAGGCGTGAAACATCTTTGTGACAACGGTCTGACCAAAGTGCCAACCAAATATATATGGCCCGAACCTGACCGACCCATCTTCACAAAATCCGACAAGCTcaccaaaccaaaacaaaacttaaagcTTCCCATCATAGATTTCGCCGAGCTCCTAGGGCCTAACCGGTCTCATGTCCTACGAACCATAGCCGAGGCCTGCGAAACCTACGGATTCTTCCAG GTGGTGAATCATGGAATGGGGGGAGACGTTAGCAGGAACATGATAGAAGTGTGTAAGAAATTCTTTGAGCTTCCGTACGAGGAGAGATCGAAGTACATGACGTCAGACATGTCGGCTCCAGTACGGTACGGTACCAGTTTCAACCAGAACAAAGACAATGTCTTTTGTTGGAGAGACTTCTTGAAGCTTTATGCACATCCTCTCCCTGATTATCTTCCTTATTGGCCTTCTTCTCCATCCGATTTCAG GAGTTTGGCGGCTACCTACGCGACAGAGACGAGAGAGATGTTCGAGATGATGGTGAAAGCCATCATGGAGAGCCTTGAGATAGACGGTGACGACAACGAGGCAGCGAAGGAGTTGAAAGAAGGTAGTCAGATGGTGGTCGTGAACTGTTATCCACCGTGCCCAGAGCCGGAGCTGACGCTGGGGATGCCACCTCACTCCGATTACGGCTTCTTGACACTTCTTCTTCAAGACGACGTTGAAGGGCTTCAGATTCTGTACCGTGACGAATGGGTCACTATTGATCCCATCCCTGGCTCCTTTGTCATCAACGTTGGCGATCATCTCGAG ATATTTAGCAATGGGAGGTACAAAAGCGTGTTACATAGGGTATTGGTGAATTCCACAAAGCCTAGGATATCCGTGGCATCGCTGCATAGCTTCCCTTTGACTTCGGTCGTGAAGCCATCACCGAAACTCATCGACGAACATAATCAACCGCAGTACATGGACACCGACTTTGCCACTTTTCTTCAGTATATATCTACTCGTGAACCCAAGTGGAAGAATTTTCTTGAATCACGCAAGATTCACATCTAA
- the LOC106392130 gene encoding probable 2-oxoglutarate-dependent dioxygenase SLC1 isoform X2: MSPTMIAPVVVEENNRYQKGVKHLCDNGLTKVPTKYIWPEPDRPIFTKSDKLTKPKQNLKLPIIDFAELLGPNRSHVLRTIAEACETYGFFQVVNHGMGGDVSRNMIEVCKKFFELPYEERSKYMTSDMSAPVRYGTSFNQNKDNVFCWRDFLKLYAHPLPDYLPYWPSSPSDFRSLAATYATETREMFEMMVKAIMESLEIDGDDNEAAKELKEGSQMVVVNCYPPCPEPELTLGMPPHSDYGFLTLLLQDDVEGLQILYRDEWVTIDPIPGSFVINVGDHLEIFSNGRYKSVLHRVLVNSTKPRISVASLHSFPLTSVVKPSPKLIDEHNQPQYMDTDFATFLQYISTREPKWKNFLESRKIHI, translated from the exons ATGTCGCCGACGATGATAGCTCCGGTGGTAGTGGAAGAGAACAATAGATACCAGAAAGGCGTGAAACATCTTTGTGACAACGGTCTGACCAAAGTGCCAACCAAATATATATGGCCCGAACCTGACCGACCCATCTTCACAAAATCCGACAAGCTcaccaaaccaaaacaaaacttaaagcTTCCCATCATAGATTTCGCCGAGCTCCTAGGGCCTAACCGGTCTCATGTCCTACGAACCATAGCCGAGGCCTGCGAAACCTACGGATTCTTCCAG GTGGTGAATCATGGAATGGGGGGAGACGTTAGCAGGAACATGATAGAAGTGTGTAAGAAATTCTTTGAGCTTCCGTACGAGGAGAGATCGAAGTACATGACGTCAGACATGTCGGCTCCAGTACGGTACGGTACCAGTTTCAACCAGAACAAAGACAATGTCTTTTGTTGGAGAGACTTCTTGAAGCTTTATGCACATCCTCTCCCTGATTATCTTCCTTATTGGCCTTCTTCTCCATCCGATTTCAG GAGTTTGGCGGCTACCTACGCGACAGAGACGAGAGAGATGTTCGAGATGATGGTGAAAGCCATCATGGAGAGCCTTGAGATAGACGGTGACGACAACGAGGCAGCGAAGGAGTTGAAAGAAGGTAGTCAGATGGTGGTCGTGAACTGTTATCCACCGTGCCCAGAGCCGGAGCTGACGCTGGGGATGCCACCTCACTCCGATTACGGCTTCTTGACACTTCTTCTTCAAGACGACGTTGAAGGGCTTCAGATTCTGTACCGTGACGAATGGGTCACTATTGATCCCATCCCTGGCTCCTTTGTCATCAACGTTGGCGATCATCTCGAG ATATTTAGCAATGGGAGGTACAAAAGCGTGTTACATAGGGTATTGGTGAATTCCACAAAGCCTAGGATATCCGTGGCATCGCTGCATAGCTTCCCTTTGACTTCGGTCGTGAAGCCATCACCGAAACTCATCGACGAACATAATCAACCGCAGTACATGGACACCGACTTTGCCACTTTTCTTCAGTATATATCTACTCGTGAACCCAAGTGGAAGAATTTTCTTGAATCACGCAAGATTCACATCTAA
- the LOC125585646 gene encoding UDP-glycosyltransferase 73C1-like, with the protein MASETTQQCSPPLHFVLFPFMSQGHMIPMVDIARLLAQRGVTITIVTTPHNANRFKSVLNRAIQSGLPIHLVEVKFPSQESSSSEVHENIDLLDSLGASMPFFKSIIMLEEPVENLFKEIEPRPSCIIADMCLPFTNRIAKNFGIPKIIFHGMCCFNLLCMHIMRQHYEFLDTIESDKEYFTVPNFPDKAEFTKSQIPMITQGAGVWKEILDGIDDGDNTSYGVIVNTFEELEPAYVRDYKKVKEGRVWSIGPVSLCNKEGVDQAERGNKAAIDQEECVKWLDSKEEGSVLYICLGSICNLPLSQLKELGLGLEESQRPFIWVIRGWEKYAELLEWLSGSGFKERIKERGLLIRGWSPQMLILSHPAVGGFLTHCGWNSTLEGITSGVPLLTWPLFGDQFCNEKLAVQVLKVGVRAGVEDSMSWGEEEKIGVLVDKEGVKKAVEELMGDSDEAIERRARVKELGKLAHKAVDGGGSSHSNITLLLQDIMQQAQIKN; encoded by the coding sequence ATGGCTTCCGAAACAACCCAACAATGTTCTCCACCTCTTCACTTTGTTCTCTTCCCTTTCATGTCCCAAGGCCACATGATCCCCATGGTCGATATTGCAAGGCTCTTGGCTCAGCGAGGTGTGACTATAACCATTGTCACTACCCCTCACAACGCTAACCGGTTCAAGAGCGTTCTTAACCGGGCCATCCAGTCCGGCCTGCCCATCCATCTTGTGGAGGTGAAGTTTCCATCTCAAGAATCGAGTTCATCAGAGGTACATGAGAATATAGACTTGCTAGATTCATTGGGAGCATCAATGCCTTTCTTCAAATCCATTATCATGCTCGAGGAACCGGTGGAGAATCTCTTCAAAGAGATTGAACCAAGGCCAAGCTGCATCATAGCCGACATGTGTTTGCCTTTCACAAACAGAATCGCCAAGAACTTTGGTATACCAAAGATCATCTTTCATGGCATGTGTTGCTTCAACCTTCTTTGTATGCACATCATGCGCCAACACTACGAGTTTTTGGATACTATAGAGTCTGATAAGGAGTACTTCACCGTTCCAAATTTTCCTGACAAAGCTGAGTTCACAAAATCTCAGATTCCAATGATCACACAAGGTGCTGGAGTTTGGAAAGAGATTTTAGATGGAATCGATGACGGTGATAACACTTCTTATGGTGTGATTGTCAATACCTTTGAAGAGCTTGAGCCAGCTTATGTTAGAGACTACAAGAAGGTTAAGGAAGGTAGGGTATGGAGCATCGGACCGGTTTCCTTGTGCAACAAGGAAGGAGTAGACCAAGCTGAGAGGGGAAATAAGGCGGCTATTGATCAAGAGGAGTGTGTTAAATGGCTTGATTCTAAAGAAGAAGGGTCTGTGCTATACATTTGCCTTGGAAGTATATGTAATCTTCCTCTATCTCAGCTCAAAGAGCTAGGGCTTGGCCTAGAGGAGTCCCAAAGACCTTTCATATGGGTCATAAGAGGTTGGGAGAAGTATGCTGAGTTACTTGAGTGGCTTTCAGGGAGTGGGTTTAAAGAAAGAATCAAAGAAAGAGGTCTTCTCATAAGAGGATGGTCACCACAAATGCTTATTCTTTCACATCCTGCTGTGGGAGGATTCTTGACACACTGTGGATGGAACTCGACTCTTGAAGGAATCACTTCCGGGGTTCCATTGCTCACTTGGCCATTGTTTGGAGACCAGTTCTGCAATGAGAAATTGGCGGTTCAGGTGTTAAAAGTTGGTGTGCGAGCTGGTGTTGAAGATTCAATGAGCTGGGGAGAAGAGGAAAAGATAGGAGTGTTGGTGGATAAAGAAGGGGTGAAGAAGGCAGTGGAAGAATTGATGGGTGATAGTGATGAAGCTATAGAGAGAAGAGCAAGAGTCAAAGAGCTTGGGAAGCTAGCTCACAAGGCTGTTGATGGAGGAGGCTCTTCTCATTCCAACATCACTTTACTCTTACAAGACATAATGCAACAAGCACAAATCAAGAATTAA
- the LOC125585647 gene encoding UDP-glycosyltransferase 73C2-like, translating into MASETSQQLHPPLHFVLFPFMAQGHMIPMVDIARLLAQRGVTITIVTTPQNEARFKNILSRAIQSGLPIRLEHVKITFQEVGLLEEHENVDSLDSMELIVPFFKAVNMVEEPVMKLMEEMKPKPTCLISDFCLPYTSKIAKKLNIPKIVFHGVSSFCLLCMHILHRNLEILEALKSDKERFLVPNFPDRVEFTKPQVTIANDSGEWKQILAEQVEADDTSYGVIINTFQELESAYVKDYKEARAGKVWSIGPVSLCNKVGVDKAQRGKQAAIDQDECLKWLDSKEKRSVLYVCLGSICNVPLAQLKELGLGLEESQRPFIWVIRGWEKYNELAEWFLESGFEERNKERGLLIKGWSPQILILSHPAVGGFLTHCGWNSTLEGITSGVPLITWPLFGDQFCNQKLVVEVLKAGVSVGVEEVMRFGEEEKIGVLVDREGVKKAVEDLMGESEEGKERRKRVKELGELAHKAVEEEGSSHSNITCFLEDMVQVAQSKK; encoded by the coding sequence ATGGCTTCTGAAACATCCCAACAACTTCATCCACCTCTTCACTTTGTTCTCTTCCCTTTCATGGCTCAAGGCCACATGATCCCCATGGTTGATATTGCAAGGCTTTTGGCTCAGCGTGGTGTGACCATAACAATTGTCACGACGCCTCAGAACGAAGCGAGGTTCAAGAACATTCTAAGCCGAGCCATCCAGTCCGGCTTGCCCATTAGGCTGGAGCATGTGAAGATTACATTTCAAGAAGTTGGTCTGCTTGAAGAACACGAAAACGTAGATTCTCTTGACTCAATGGAGCTGATCGTACCTTTCTTTAAAGCAGTGAACATGGTCGAAGAGCCGGTCATGAAGCTCATGGAAGAGATGAAACCTAAACCAACATGTCTAATATCTGACTTTTGTTTGCCTTACACAAGCAAAATCGCCAAGAAGCTCAATATCCCAAAGATCGTTTTTCATGGCGTATCTAGCTTTTGTCTTCTGTGTATGCATATTCTACACCGAAACCTAGAGATCCTGGAGGCCTTAAAGTCAGACAAAGAGCGTTTCTTGGTTCCTAATTTTCCTGATAGAGTTGAATTTACAAAACCTCAAGTTACTATAGCAAATGATAGTGGAGAGTGGAAACAAATCTTGGCTGAACAGGTTGAAGCTGATGACACATCATATGGTGTAATCATCAACACATTTCAAGAGTTGGAGTCTGCTTATGTGAAGGACTACAAGGAGGCTAGGGCTGGTAAAGTATGGTCCATTGGACCTGTTTCCTTGTGCAACAAGGTAGGAGTAGACAAGGCCCAAAGGGGGAAGCAAGCTGCTATTGATCAAGATGAGTGTCTTAAATGGCTTGATTCTAAAGAAAAAAGGTCAGTGTTATATGTTTGTCTTGGAAGTATATGCAACGTTCCTCTTGCTCAGCTCAAAGAGCTAGGGCTAGGCCTTGAAGAATCTCAAAGACCTTTCATCTGGGTGATAAGAGGTTGGGAGAAGTATAATGAGCTAGCTGAGTGGTTCTTGGAGAGCGGTTTcgaagaaagaaacaaagaaagaggGCTCCTAATCAAAGGATGGTCACCTCAAATCCTTATCCTTTCACACCCTGCCGTTGGAGGATTCTTGACACATTGTGGATGGAACTCGACTCTTGAAGGAATCACCTCAGGTGTTCCATTGATCACTTGGCCATTGTTTGGAGACCAGTTCTGCAACCAGAAACTGGTCGTGGAGGTTTTAAAAGCGGGTGTAAGTGTTGGGGTTGAAGAGGTCATGAGATTTGGTGAAGAGGAGAAGATAGGAGTGTTGGTGGATAGAGAAGGAGTGAAGAAGGCAGTGGAAGATTTAATGGGTGAGAGTGAGGAgggaaaagagagaagaaagagagttaAAGAGCTTGGAGAATTAGCTCACAAGGCTGTTGAAGAAGAAGGCTCTTCTCACTCCAACATCACATGCTTCCTTGAAGACATGGTGCAAGTAGCACAATCCAAGAAGTGA